Proteins co-encoded in one Halorussus lipolyticus genomic window:
- a CDS encoding DUF7563 family protein, whose translation MTTTDNRLTNGDDTMAENRCQSCGSFVTRDFARVFGNNHNEVFGCLECMTATEVKKGGARADEVDTTNLIGGREPLR comes from the coding sequence ATGACCACGACCGACAACCGACTCACCAACGGCGACGACACGATGGCCGAGAACCGATGCCAGAGCTGTGGCTCCTTCGTCACGCGGGACTTCGCTCGCGTCTTCGGGAACAACCACAACGAGGTCTTCGGCTGTCTGGAGTGTATGACCGCGACAGAGGTCAAGAAAGGCGGGGCGCGGGCCGACGAGGTGGACACGACCAATCTCATCGGCGGCCGAGAACCGCTCCGATAA